The following are encoded together in the Zygosaccharomyces rouxii strain CBS732 chromosome C complete sequence genome:
- the SIN3 gene encoding transcriptional regulator SIN3 (similar to uniprot|P22579 Saccharomyces cerevisiae YOL004W SIN3 DNA binding protein involved in transcriptional regulation) — translation MSQTWDRSPPTGSNSAHDTDTNNMNNNNSNANSQNATNNNQGSNKGSEVDSDNNENNNNPASRNGVELPLPQQQQQNSGTEIKQESGSKPHFVLPSISDLSGETGSSPSHGGSGTTNTTNVNTSGSQNPNATGAGVNSTMAPGVPSMLSQQSLPRLSSVQATYPSAPPVLPRFSTATAGEVQGPTTLTSSSSIPTTQQQQQQQPPDDKSRIGVKPRSGSAGMSVASFDNPLPPSQPSVPSLHYQMLSSQQQQEQKGQDQQQQHQQQQQQIPLHDQYYRPLNVKDALSYLEQVKFQFNSRPDVYNHFLDIMKDFKSQAIDTPGVIERVSTLFRGYPNLIQGFNTFLPQGYRIDCSQNPDEPIKVTTPMGSSTVAGVAEMNQAALFQGQQPRIQQHLQPLSFPPSQDYQLQQQQQPQQQVPFEQARGQQVLPATFPPPAENAPQQQLQHQQQQQQASSTHVQPPTVGPPSQQPQQQQPQHGSPQPAPQPTSAVSSGTGPTQPEVPAPVQPQLADQTKKAADVEFSQAISYVNKIKNRFSDQPDIYKHFLEILQTYQREQKPINEVYAQVTVLFQNAPDLLDDFKKFLPDSSASAAQQQRQQLQPVMQHQQAAAATGYGYYGENQPVARQNLPPLGSFSPPPNGTAPRDYYQEPSQGMALPPMTHLETQAAKVTPSHYVMTQGMSNDAIPLSNMRSPTVGAPGAQTPVETAPQHPQQYSPQQAPQPQLPQQQLPPQQQEQSLPPQTIPLTQPSQLGPQQEVQYVDIAVRPEIDLDPSIVPVVPEPTEPIEDSLSLVEETSFFDKAKKFIGNKQLYTEFLKILNLYSQDLLDIDGLVEKVEHYLGGSKELFTWFKNFVGYQDRPKNIENVIHEKHRLDLDMCEASGPSYKKLPKSDTFMPCSGRDEMCWEVLNDEWIGHPVWASEDSGFIAHRKNQYEETLFKVEEERHEYDFYIESNLRTIQTLETIASKIANMTEEEKANFKLPPGLGHTSLTIYKKVIRKVYDKERGFEIIDALHEHPAVAVPVVLKRLKQKDEEWRRAQREWNKVWRELEQKVYFKSLDHLGLTFKQADKKLLTTKQLISEISSIKVDQTNKRIHWLTPKPKSQLDYDFPDREIFCDILSLTEVFLNHTGNYSNSDKERLKDFLKSFLSLFFSIPVSEVNDGLRRRSPSNKEEHEANKKENGTALAHGKRPREIELPLRDILHRNKYQKLKLRSDGEEGSIGQSEEGLDEQEEVDEEEEIIKQEAKKPWLLGNIVEEANAQGIISNRKSFNLFANTSIYVFFRHLTTLYERLIEVKSIDQEVTQEINSRKVSQFAKDLNLISEQLKNMGLDFAGLDAYEQLLHLSKRLIEGDIEHQWFEESLRQAYNNRAFKFYTVDKVVQALVKHAHTILTDIKCSEIMVLFEKDRTLATTSAKDQILYRMQARSHMSNTENMFRIEFNRISKHVCIQYIAIDDLTLAEAKSLEDKWKYYVTSYSLSHPTEGISHEDLQVPFLEKIIESEQEYDEDNGGDPKFSPEGVSKSSLRIKIDPETYFLEVEPGSCDVFSRKAVNKFPLEKNSESHKTKVDKKNELIRGYLDSEKGWKKNLDAKSIQSVEEKLNFVKNYGTLQGYRAQENGLESTTKEAPFSDAVERKADSAAQADGAANGGPSNTAGVEERGGNDTTAEDVEA, via the coding sequence ATGTCACAAACCTGGGATCGTTCTCCACCAACAGGGAGTAATAGTGCCCATGATACAGACACCAATAACATgaacaataataacagtaacGCCAATTCTCAAAATGCTACAAATAATAATCAGGGGAGCAACAAAGGTAGCGAAGTAGACagtgataataatgagaataataataaccCTGCGAGCAGGAATGGCGTAGAATTACCACTACctcaacaacagcaacagaaTAGTGGTACAGAGATTAAACAAGAAAGTGGTAGTAAACCGCACTTTGTATTACCATCAATAAGTGATCTTAGTGGAGAGACTGGCAGTTCTCCTTCTCATGGTGGAAGTGGTACCACTAATACTACTAATGTTAATACTAGTGGTTCTCAGAATCCGAATGCAACTGGTGCTGGAGTTAATTCAACAATGGCCCCTGGTGTACCATCAATGTTATCGCAACAATCTTTGCCAAGATTATCGTCGGTACAAGCAACGTATCCTTCTGCACCACCTGTTTTACCAAGATTTTCAACGGCAACAGCGGGTGAAGTTCAAGGTCCCACCACTTTGACAAGTTCATCTTCTATACCAACGActcaacaacagcagcagcaacagccACCTGATGATAAAAGTAGAATTGGTGTTAAGCCAAGATCTGGTAGTGCTGGTATGTCGGTAGCGAGCTTCGATAATCCCTTACCACCTTCGCAGCCATCGGTACCATCGCTTCACTACCAAATGTTATCAtctcaacaacaacaagaacaaaaggGGCAGgaccaacaacaacagcatcaacaacagcaacagcagaTTCCACTGCATGATCAGTATTATAGGCCCTTGAATGTTAAGGATGCACTTTCATATTTGGAACAAGTTAAATTTCAGTTCAATTCAAGACCAGACGTCTATAATCACTTCCTAGACATAAtgaaagattttaaatCACAAGCAATTGATACTCCTGGTGTCATTGAAAGGGTTTCAACTTTGTTTAGGGGCTATCCCAACTTAATTCAAGGTTTCAATACCTTTCTACCCCAAGGTTATAGGATTGACTGTTCACAAAACCCTGATGAACCTATTAAAGTTACTACACCAATGGGATCATCTACTGTTGCTGGGGTAGCTGAGATGAACCAAGCAGCATTGTTTCAAGGTCAACAACCAAGGATTCAACAACATCTACAACCTTTGAGTTTTCCTCCAAGTCAAGACTATcaattacaacaacagcagcaaccacaacaacaggtTCCATTTGAACAAGCTCGTGGCCAACAAGTCTTGCCAGCGACTTTCCCACCACCTGCCGAGAACGCTCcacagcagcagctgcaacatcaacaacaacaacaacaagcGTCATCGACCCATGTTCAACCTCCCACCGTTGGACCGCCTTCGCAACAgccacaacaacaacagccaCAGCATGGTTCACCACAACCAGCACCACAACCGACATCGGCAGTGTCAAGTGGCACTGGTCCAACACAACCGGAGGTACCTGCACCGGTACAACCCCAGCTCGCAGATCAAACCAAAAAAGCTGCTGATGTGGAATTTAGTCAAGCAATCAGTTATGTCAATAAGATTAAAAACAGATTCTCAGATCAACCTGATATTTACAAGCATTTTCTCGAGATTCTGCAAACTTATCAGAGGGAACAAAAACCAATTAATGAAGTTTATGCACAAGTTACGGttttatttcaaaatgCTCCTGATCTTTTAGATGActtcaaaaaattcttgCCGGATTCCTCAGCTAGCGCTGCTCAGCAGCAAAGACAGCAGTTACAACCGGTAATGCAACATCAACAAGCTGCTGCGGCAACAGGTTACGGTTATTATGGTGAAAATCAACCAGTGGCAAGACAAAATTTACCACCTTTGGGTAGTTTTTCACCACCTCCAAATGGTACTGCCCCTCGTGATTATTACCAAGAGCCTTCACAGGGCATGGCTTTACCTCCAATGACTCATTTGGAAACCCAGGCTGCCAAGGTAACACCCTCCCACTATGTGATGACCCAAGGAATGTCAAATGATGCTATACCATTGTCTAATATGAGATCTCCAACAGTAGGAGCCCCGGGTGCTCAAACTCCAGTTGAAACTGCTCCTCAACATCCACAACAGTACTCACCACAACAAGCTCCACAACCACAACtaccacaacaacagttgccaccacaacaacaggaacaaTCGCTGCCGCCACAAACAATCCCACTAACCCAGCCTTCTCAATTGGGCCCTCAACAGGAGGTCCAATACGTGGATATTGCCGTAAGACCTGAAATTGATCTGGATCCTAGTATTGTACCCGTGGTACCAGAACCTACAGAGCCTATCGAAGATAGTCTTTCATTGGTAGAAGAGACTAGTTTTTTCGATAAGGcaaaaaaattcattggaaACAAACAATTGTACACTGAGTTCCTCAAAATCCTTAACTTATATTCGCAAGATTTGTTAGATATAGACGGACTTGTGGAAAAAGTAGAACATTACCTGGGAGGTAGTAAAGAATTATTTACCtggttcaaaaatttcgtTGGTTATCAAGATAGACCCAAGAACATTGAAAATGTAATTCATGAAAAGCATCGTCTCGATTTAGATATGTGTGAGGCTTCTGGCCCTAGCTACAAGAAACTACCAAAGTCTGATACATTTATGCCATGTTCAGGTAGGGATGAGATGTGTTGGGAAGTATTAAATGACGAATGGATTGGCCATCCAGTGTGGGCTTCTGAAGATTCTGGGTTTATTGCTCATCGTAAAAATCAATACGAAGAGACACTTTTCAAAGTCGAAGAAGAGAGACATGAGTACGACTTTTAcattgaatcaaatttgaGAACAATTCAAACTTTGGAAACGATTGCAAGTAAAATTGCCAACATGACAGAGGAGGAAAAggccaatttcaaattgccCCCAGGATTAGGTCATACTTCTTTGacaatttacaaaaaagTCATTAGGAAGGTTTATGATAAGGAAAGAGGctttgaaattattgatGCCTTGCATGAACACCCAGCAGTAGCCGTGCCGGTTGTGTTGAAGCGTTTAAAGCAAAAGGATGAAGAGTGGAGAAGAGCACAAAGAGAGTGGAACAAAGTTTGGAGGGAATTAGAACAAAAAGTTTACTTCAAATCGTTGGATCATCTCGGTCTTACTTTCAAACAAGCAGATAAGAAATTGTTAACTACCAAGCAATTAATTTCTGAAATCAGTAGTATCAAAGTTGATCAGACTAATAAGAGAATCCATTGGTTGACACCAAAGCCGAAAAGCCAGTTAGATTACGATTTCCCAGATAGAGAGATTTTCTGTGACATATTGAGTTTAACGGAAGTGTTTTTAAATCACACGGGCAATTACTCTAATTCTGACAAGGAAAGATTGAAAGATTTTCTCAAGAGCTTTTTGTCGTTATTCTTCTCCATTCCGGTCAGTGAAGTAAACGACGGTTTACGTAGGAGATCCCCCTCAAATAAAGAAGAACATGAGGCgaataaaaaagaaaatggcACAGCTCTGGCTCATGGTAAGAGGCCCAGAGAAATAGAACTACCTCTACGTGATATTCTGCATAGAAACAAGTATCAGAAATTAAAGCTTCGTTCGGATGGAGAAGAGGGATCAATCGGTCAGTCTGAAGAAGGATTGGAcgaacaagaagaagttgacgaagaagaagaaatcattAAACAAGAAGCTAAGAAACCTTGGTTGCTCGGAAATATCGTGGAAGAAGCTAACGCTCAAGGTATCATAAGTAACCGTAAGAGCTTTAATTTGTTTGCCAACACTAGCATTTACGTCTTCTTTCGTCACCTGACAACCCTGTACGAAAGATTGATTGAAGTGAAAAGTATAGATCAAGAAGTCACGCAAGAGATTAATAGCAGGAAGGTTAGCCAATTtgcaaaagatttgaacTTAATTTCAGAACAGCTAAAAAATATGGGTTTAGATTTTGCTGGACTAGATGCTTATGAACAGTTGCTTCATCTATCTAAACGTCTAATAGAAGGTGATATCGAGCACCAATGGTTTGAAGAAAGCTTGCGCCAAGCATACAATAACCGTGCCTTCAAATTTTACACAGTAGACAAAGTCGTACAAGCGTTGGTGAAACATGCACACACAATATTAACCGATATTAAGTGCTCCGAAATCATGGTtttgtttgaaaaagaCAGAACATTAGCCACCACCAGTGCGAAAGATCAAATTCTATATCGGATGCAGGCACGTTCTCATATGTCCAATACGGAGAACATGTTTAGGATTGAATTCAACAGAATATCAAAACATGTCTGTATCCAGTACATCGCTATCGATGATCTGACCTTAGCAGAAGCCAAGTCACTCGAAGATAAATGGAAATATTACGTTACGTCGTATTCTTTATCCCATCCTACAGAGGGCATCTCCCATGAAGACCTACAAGTGCCATTCCTGGAGAAGATCATTGAATCTGAACAGgaatatgatgaagacaATGGTGGGgatccaaaattttctcCAGAAGGGGTATCCAAATCGAGTCTAAGAATCAAAATAGATCCAGAAACCTATTTCCTCGAAGTAGAACCAGGGTCTTGTGACGTGTTCTCCCGTAAAGCAGTGAATAAGTTTCCTCTGGAGAAAAATAGTGAATCTCATAAGACGAAAGTAGACAAGAAGAATGAGTTGATTAGAGGATATTTGGACAGTGAAAAAGGctggaagaaaaatctaGATGCTAAGAGCATTCAATCTGTTGAGGAGAAGCTCAATTTCGTCAAAAACTACGGTACCTTACAAGGTTACAGAGCTCAGGAGAATGGACTGGAATCCACAACCAAAGAAGCTCCATTCTCTGATGCAGTAGAACGAAAAGCTGATTCTGCTGCTCAAGCAGACGGCGCAGCTAATGGCGGTCCGTCAAATACGGCGGGCGTTGAAGAGCGTGGTGGAAATGATACAACTGCGGAGGATGTAGAAGCATAG
- the PFA4 gene encoding palmitoyltransferase PFA4 (similar to uniprot|Q12006 Saccharomyces cerevisiae YOL003C DHHC-CRD protein) — MPVQLKWPFLGIAIPCFLISFIGYNAHYFILSNFLSTQKQIWFEFSLTMIWFSYYLAIYTLPGQPLPNFQPSKNSWKSYCKKCRNYKPERAHHCKTCNQCVLAMDHHCPWTKNCVGYYNFPHFMRFLFWVIATTGYLLYELCLRAYFILSNHNSPTYLWNKSELIFLTILIPMDGFILLTISILFIRCLSNQIFCGRTQIETWEYERLEGLYYSKRLLPHLLANFWELYPELRTRELEDEASRLSTRRRIGLDHLVNFPYDIDPWSNTIEFLGSPLFWLWPFGKPKGDGMFFPKNDISEFEETNLTDMLLALPWPPDGGKDKVISIDGPNAVETTVRDGEQVIRKRLVDPRDPSSRTQWQNTWGENLEDFGVDVDAE; from the coding sequence ATGCCTGTTCAGCTCAAGTGGCCTTTCCTAGGTATTGCCATTCCCTGTTTCCTGATTTCCTTCATCGGTTACAATGCTCATTATTTCATACTAAGTAACTTTCTTTCCACACAAAAGCAAATATGGTTTGAATTTAGCTTAACAATGATATGGTTTTCATACTACCTGGCTATTTATACACTACCAGGTCAACCTctaccaaattttcaacCATCAAAGAATTCCTGGAAAAGCTATTGTAAGAAGTGTCGAAATTACAAACCAGAACGTGCTCATCATTGCAAAACATGTAATCAGTGCGTCTTAGCTATGGATCACCATTGTCCCTGGACTAAAAATTGTGTTGGATACTATAATTTTCCACATTTCATGCGTTTTTTATTCTGGGTGATAGCTACTACTGGATATTTACTGTATGAGTTATGTTTGAGAGCGTATTTCATATTATCAAATCATAATTCCCCCACTTACCTGTGGAACAAATCTGAATTAATATTTCTTACAATATTAATACCAATGGATGGTTTTATCTTGCTTACCATTAGCATATTATTCATTAGATGTCTTTCAAATCAGATTTTCTGTGGTAGAACTCAGATCGAAACTTGGGAATATGAGAGGTTAGAAGGCTTATATTACAGCAAGCGACTGCTGCCTCATTTATTGGCAAATTTTTGGGAACTCTATCCTGAACTTCGTACTAGAGAATTGGAGGATGAGGCTTCTAGGCTTTCTACGAGAAGGCGTATCGGTCTTGAccatttggtaaatttccCTTACGATATCGATCCATGGTCAAATACCATAGAATTTCTGGGTTCTCCTCTATTCTGGCTTTGGCCTTTTGGAAAACCTAAAGGTGATGGTATGTTTTTCCCAAAAAATGATATCtcagaatttgaagaaacaaatCTCACGGATATGCTACTTGCCTTGCCATGGCCGCCAGATGGCGGTAAAGACAAGGTTATTAGCATTGATGGGCCCAACGCCGTTGAAACTACAGTAAGAGACGGAGAACAAGtgataagaaaaagattAGTGGATCCGAGAGATCCTTCTTCAAGAACACAATGGCAAAATACATGGGGAGAAAACCTAGAAGACTTTGGGGTAGATGTGGACGCCGAATAG
- the RPB11 gene encoding DNA-directed RNA polymerase II core subunit RPB11 (highly similar to uniprot|P38902 Saccharomyces cerevisiae YOL005C), whose protein sequence is MNAPDRFELFLLGEGESKLRVDPDTKAPNAIVVTFEKEDHTLGNLIRAELLNDPKVLFAAYKVEHPLFARFKMRIQTMEGYDPKDALKNACNGIINKLGVLKTNFETEWNLQTLASDDNFGI, encoded by the coding sequence ATGAACGCCCCAGATAGGTTTGAGCTTTTCCTTCTGGGTGAAGGGGAATCGAAATTAAGAGTTGATCCTGACACTAAGGCACCAAATGCAATTGTTGttacatttgaaaaagaagatcaCACTTTGGGTAACTTAATTAGAGCTGAATTGTTAAACGATCCAAAAGTTTTATTTGCAGCTTACAAAGTGGAGCATCCTTTGTTTGCACGTTTTAAGATGAGAATTCAAACTATGGAAGGTTATGATCCTAAGgatgcattgaaaaatgcttGTAATGGTATTATCAATAAATTAGGTGTATTAAAGacaaattttgaaacagAATGGAACTTACAGACATTGGCATCCGATGATAATTTTGGTATATGA
- the CDC5 gene encoding polo kinase CDC5 (highly similar to uniprot|P32562 Saccharomyces cerevisiae YMR001C), whose amino-acid sequence MSLAPLQTVNEKQLNTRSNLINTPVKGTANAAANGVNAATTATTSINNGGGVNGNLNNANAFGVGGPFGTFGGGSASANANIAHINTNTNIAPLGLDGKENYGGNGNSNKRQDTHQQPAQKKKKEKLSALCKTPPSLIKTRGRDYHRGHFLGEGGFARCFQIRDDSGKLFAAKTVAKLSIKTEKTRKKLLSEIQIHKSMKHQNIVQFIDCFEDDTNVYILLEICPNGSLMELLKKRKQLTEPEVRFFTTQICGAIKYMHSRRVIHRDLKLGNIFFDRNYNLKIGDFGLAAVLANDRERKFTVCGTPNYIAPEVLMGKHSGHSYEVDVWSIGVMVYALLVGKPPFQAKDVNTIYERIKCCDFIFPKEKPISHEAKVLVQDLLSLDPLERPSISEIMDYVWFRGIFPPYIQSNVMTEVPYYENRITLEESFINFKNCVIKSGLLTTDGTDNFNLRDIISLVSQDSAEMSHNENRQTILPHSISPGGTKNKYKEVVDLEAQRKLNDLARDARIRRAQQATIKRDLVATSTNLIKSEISLRILASECHLTLNGILEAEAQKRMGGLPQSRLPKIKHPIVVTKWVDYSNKHGFSYQLSTEDIGVLFNNGTTVLRLADAEEFWYISYDDKEGWVASHYLLSERPRELTRHLEVVDFFSKYMRANLSRVSTFIREDYHKDDVFLRRYTRYKQFVMFELSDGTFQFNFKDHNKLAISDGGRLVTYISPSHESLTYPLVEILKIKEIPNYPECCFMEKLALIKEGLKQKSSVVTIEQNHNINV is encoded by the coding sequence ATGTCATTGGCACCGTTACAAACAGTCAATGAAAAACAATTGAATACCCGTTCAAATCTGATAAATACGCCTGTAAAGGGGACAGCTAATGCTGCTGCTAATGGAGTCAATGCAGCTACGACTGCGACCACCTCAATTAACAACGGTGGAGGAGTTAACGGTAATTTGAATAACGCTAATGCATTTGGGGTAGGAGGACCCTTTGGTACATTTGGTGGCGGTAGTGCAAGTGCAAATGCTAACATTGCTCATATCAATACAAACACAAATATAGCTCCTTTGGGATTAGATGGTAAAGAAAATTATGgcggtaatggtaatagtaataaacGCCAAGATACTCATCAACAACCCGcacaaaagaagaaaaaggaaaaattatcTGCTCTTTGCAAGACACCACCATCTTTAATCAAAACGAGAGGTAGAGATTATCACAGAGGTCATTTCTTGGGTGAGGGTGGATTTGCTCGCTGTTTCCAAATAAGAGATGACAGTGGTAAACTATTTGCAGCAAAAACGGTAGCGAAATTATCCATTAAAACAGAGAAGACGAGGAAGAAGCTTTTATcagaaattcaaattcataaAAGTATGAAGCATCAAAAcattgttcaatttattgattgttttgaagatgacaCAAATGTTTACATTTTACTGGAAATTTGCCCGAATGGATCTTTAATggaattattgaaaaagagaaaacaaTTGACAGAGCCTGAAGttagatttttcacaaCCCAAATTTGTGGTGCAATTAAATATATGCATTCCAGAAGAGTTATCCATAgggatttgaaattgggtAACATTTTTTTCGATAGAAATtataatttgaaaatagGTGATTTCGGATTAGCCGCAGTCCTAGCAAACGATAGGGAACGTAAATTTACAGTTTGCGGAACACCAAATTATATTGCACCTGAAGTATTAATGGGTAAACACTCTGGTCATTCATATGAAGTTGACGTTTGGTCGATTGGTGTAATGGTATATGCACTATTAGTTGGTAAACCACCATTTCAAGCAAAGGATGTTAATACGATTTatgaaagaattaaatgttgtgattttattttcccCAAGGAAAAGCCAATATCACATGAAGCCAAAGTCTTGGTTCAAGATCTTCTATCATTAGATCCATTAGAAAGACCTTCGATATCAGAAATTATGGATTACGTTTGGTTTAGAGGAATTTTCCCACCATATATTCAATCTAATGTAATGACAGAAGTTCCTTATTATGAGAATAGAATTACATTAGAAGAAtcatttatcaattttaaaaattgtGTTATTAAATCAGGTCTTCTAACAACAGATGGTACTGATAATTTCAACTTACGTGATATAATTTCGTTGGTAAGTCAAGATTCTGCGGAAATGTCCCATAATGAGAATCgtcaaacaattttaccacaTTCTATATCCCCTGGTGGGACtaaaaataaatataaaGAAGTGGTTGATTTAGAAGCACAGAGAAAGTTAAACGATTTAGCTCGTGATGCTAGGATACGCAGAGCTCAACAAGCTACCATTAAAAGGGATTTAGTTGCTACTTCAACTAATTTGATTAAATctgaaatttcattaagAATACTGGCAAGTGAATGTCATCTAACTTTAAATGGAATCTTAGAAGCTGAAGCCCAAAAGAGAATGGGCGGATTACCACAGTCGAGATTACCAAAGATAAAACATCCAATTGTTGTTACCAAATGGGTTGACTATTCTAATAAACATGGATTTTCATATCAATTATCAACAGAAGATATTGGTGTTCTCTTTAACAATGGTACAACTGTACTTCGACTAGCCGatgctgaagaattttggtATATTAGTTatgatgataaagaagGTTGGGTAGCAAGTCATTATTTATTATCAGAAAGACCAAGAGAACTAACAAGACATTTAGAAGTggttgattttttttccaaatatatGAGAGCAAATTTAAGTCGTGTATCGACATTCATCAGAGAAGATTATCATAAAGATGATGTTTTCTTGAGAAGATACACTAGATATAAACAATTTGTCATGTTTGAATTGAGTGATGgaactttccaattcaatttcaaagatcaCAATAAATTGGCAATATCTGATGGTGGTAGATTAGTTACTTATATTTCACCATCGCATGAAAGTCTTACTTATCCATTAGTGgaaattttaaagattaaAGAGATTCCCAACTATCCAGAATGTTGTTTTATGGAAAAATTAGCATTAATAAAAGAAGGTTTAAAACAAAAATCATCAGTGGTTACCATAGAACAAAATCATAATATCAATGTTTGA